In Listeria swaminathanii, a single window of DNA contains:
- a CDS encoding Crp/Fnr family transcriptional regulator translates to MHSDEEIFKETTTKSLLQLLKKDYNFHDYCYQEIIPRGKEIQMNHAKGFKIYLVESGYFSYCLQNEYGDSGIISFVGSEIAINLIPLIKEEPEESVLRSLTEVHCWVLDPEFVERVLDESGQKANYLLSNLLYTRKVYFKASKRNFMKKERRIRACLKEIGLYMGRVTKDKEYILPDEITNSILAQYANTTREYTNIIVLKLRKEGILDDSYKPWVIKKIDML, encoded by the coding sequence ATGCATTCAGATGAGGAAATTTTCAAAGAAACAACTACCAAATCACTACTTCAATTACTAAAAAAAGATTATAACTTTCATGATTATTGCTATCAAGAAATTATTCCTAGAGGCAAAGAAATCCAAATGAACCATGCGAAAGGCTTCAAAATTTATTTGGTAGAAAGTGGCTACTTTTCTTATTGTCTTCAAAATGAATATGGCGACTCCGGAATTATTAGCTTTGTTGGTAGCGAAATTGCGATTAATTTAATTCCGCTGATTAAAGAAGAACCGGAAGAATCTGTATTGCGTAGTTTGACGGAGGTTCATTGCTGGGTGCTTGATCCCGAATTTGTAGAACGTGTTTTAGATGAATCAGGTCAAAAAGCGAACTACCTTTTATCGAATTTGCTTTATACGAGAAAGGTTTATTTCAAAGCGAGCAAACGTAATTTTATGAAGAAAGAACGCCGTATTAGAGCGTGTTTAAAAGAGATTGGTTTATACATGGGTAGGGTGACAAAGGATAAAGAATATATTTTACCAGATGAGATTACTAATTCTATTTTGGCTCAATATGCGAATACTACGCGCGAATATACGAATATTATCGTGCTGAAACTACGAAAAGAAGGAATTTTGGATGATAGTTACAAGCCGTGGGTCATCAAAAAAATCGACATGCTTTAA
- a CDS encoding TetR/AcrR family transcriptional regulator produces MDRRVKKTKQALNQALFTLLDQKPFQQITITDIVTEADVNRGTFYKHYRDKEELLDSIIEEILTDLKSAYQDPYLHSTHFSIQALTPSMIKIFDHVFSHQAFYRQVIKSTIRPSFQNQVCDVIRELVLTDVASFPDSSGAEPLLLATYQAHAIFGIIVFWAEEDFAHSPQYMSEQLLHIIHAKS; encoded by the coding sequence ATGGATAGACGGGTTAAAAAAACAAAACAAGCCTTAAATCAAGCCCTCTTCACCCTTCTTGACCAAAAGCCCTTTCAACAAATTACTATCACGGATATCGTGACAGAAGCAGACGTTAACCGTGGGACTTTTTATAAACACTACCGCGACAAAGAGGAATTGCTAGATAGCATTATTGAAGAAATTTTAACAGATTTAAAAAGTGCTTATCAAGACCCTTATTTGCACAGCACTCATTTTTCTATACAGGCGCTCACCCCATCGATGATCAAGATATTCGATCATGTGTTTAGCCATCAAGCGTTTTACAGGCAAGTCATCAAATCAACTATTCGCCCAAGTTTTCAAAATCAAGTGTGCGATGTTATTCGGGAACTTGTCTTAACTGATGTTGCTAGTTTTCCAGATAGTTCAGGTGCTGAGCCATTGTTGCTCGCTACTTATCAAGCGCATGCGATTTTTGGGATTATCGTTTTTTGGGCCGAGGAAGATTTTGCCCACTCTCCGCAGTATATGTCTGAGCAACTCCTTCATATTATTCACGCAAAAAGCTAA
- a CDS encoding DUF4870 domain-containing protein, translating into MNDHRILNALSYFSILFAPIIVPVLIWIFAKSEEVTHHAKAALLTHIIPTIAGVLCFSSVFVTALTSGGALSSLSFFITGSLFIFTLIAVVGLFIFNIVRGIQMLCEKKEEDIWI; encoded by the coding sequence ATGAATGATCATCGAATTTTAAATGCTTTAAGTTATTTTAGCATTTTGTTTGCACCAATTATTGTTCCCGTTTTGATTTGGATTTTCGCTAAATCAGAAGAAGTCACTCATCATGCTAAAGCGGCTCTACTAACTCACATTATTCCGACTATCGCTGGGGTTTTATGTTTCTCCAGTGTGTTCGTTACAGCACTGACAAGCGGCGGCGCTTTGAGTAGCCTTAGCTTTTTCATTACTGGTAGCTTATTCATCTTTACGCTTATCGCAGTAGTTGGTCTATTTATTTTTAATATTGTACGTGGCATTCAAATGCTATGTGAAAAAAAAGAAGAAGATATTTGGATTTAA
- a CDS encoding GGDEF domain-containing protein: MVQQLVSNAAILLAGFYIISLVYKEPITKELSTSRKMVIGIWAGLLGFALMVFGIPISNNVIVDLRHIPIIMVGFYGGPIPAIVSAIIITASRFLISVNSAAVMAGVVMMLIGIITALFSKRLEKFKIWGVFILNVVACGFVVINLHLILAREANYWLNMSIFVVIALAIGVISAGLMSNMIKSKQLFQKYEQDSTLDYLTRLSNVRQFDEKINHVMDAGSRQVTLMLIDIDYFKNINDTYGHDAGDAILKQLAVILKASTTDGSEAFRNGGEEFSIILLDCSIEEGNDVAERVRKETEEHDFIIPTGQIVKITISVGVSWSKDGANTSEGLFKSADEALYKAKLAGRNRVCIADGN, from the coding sequence TTGGTCCAACAGTTGGTAAGTAATGCAGCGATATTACTCGCAGGTTTCTATATTATTTCCTTAGTGTATAAAGAACCAATAACAAAAGAATTATCAACTAGTAGAAAAATGGTCATCGGAATATGGGCCGGTTTACTTGGCTTTGCGCTGATGGTTTTTGGGATTCCAATTTCGAATAATGTGATTGTTGATTTGCGTCATATTCCAATTATAATGGTAGGTTTTTATGGTGGTCCGATTCCCGCGATTGTATCGGCTATCATCATTACAGCTTCACGCTTCTTAATTTCAGTGAATTCTGCGGCTGTTATGGCAGGCGTTGTTATGATGTTGATTGGCATAATAACAGCCCTTTTTAGCAAACGCTTAGAAAAATTCAAAATTTGGGGCGTTTTTATTTTGAACGTTGTAGCATGTGGTTTTGTTGTGATTAATTTGCATTTGATTTTAGCTAGAGAGGCTAACTACTGGCTTAATATGTCGATATTTGTAGTAATTGCGCTTGCCATTGGTGTTATCTCGGCAGGATTGATGAGTAACATGATTAAATCAAAGCAACTTTTTCAAAAATATGAGCAGGATTCTACGCTAGACTATTTGACGAGATTATCGAATGTAAGACAATTTGATGAAAAAATCAATCATGTGATGGATGCTGGAAGTCGGCAAGTCACGCTGATGTTAATTGATATTGATTATTTTAAAAATATTAACGATACATATGGTCATGACGCGGGTGATGCGATTTTAAAACAATTAGCAGTAATCTTAAAGGCAAGTACAACAGATGGCTCAGAAGCATTTAGAAACGGTGGGGAAGAGTTTTCCATTATCTTGTTAGATTGCTCGATAGAAGAAGGAAATGATGTTGCGGAACGGGTTAGGAAGGAAACGGAAGAACATGATTTTATTATTCCGACAGGCCAAATAGTGAAAATAACGATTTCTGTGGGCGTGAGCTGGAGTAAAGATGGTGCAAACACAAGTGAAGGACTATTTAAATCTGCAGATGAAGCATTATATAAAGCGAAATTAGCGGGGAGAAATAGGGTTTGTATCGCGGATGGAAACTAG
- a CDS encoding Crp/Fnr family transcriptional regulator → MNTLEKRQHEILTNPLHFCKKSGDFAKHSMSIKLSKNELFDVDFVTGIYFVEKGIVMKGTQIDDYIGYDQLLKHGDVCNFSSFMSSDLKRNIGAKLLSPSSSVITAVDRDFFIFMVEKHISIEEFMLYQSKKEIMVLQRRCLLNTLKVKDRVKHVIAAIGYEYGISNGDNIQIPQELSTTFLSKFMGITREYLSLTLSELKKEGYLLNTKIPVVINVEKLFNEIPYESLIL, encoded by the coding sequence ATGAACACATTAGAGAAACGACAGCATGAAATTTTGACCAATCCACTTCATTTTTGTAAGAAGTCTGGAGATTTTGCTAAACATAGTATGAGTATTAAACTTTCTAAAAATGAACTATTTGACGTCGACTTTGTAACAGGTATCTATTTTGTTGAAAAAGGTATCGTTATGAAAGGAACACAAATTGATGATTATATTGGCTACGATCAATTACTAAAACATGGGGATGTATGTAATTTTTCCTCTTTTATGTCTTCTGATTTAAAACGCAACATTGGGGCTAAATTATTATCACCAAGTTCTAGCGTTATTACAGCAGTAGATCGAGATTTTTTCATTTTTATGGTGGAAAAGCATATTAGCATCGAAGAATTTATGCTGTATCAATCGAAAAAAGAAATTATGGTACTTCAACGCCGCTGCTTACTTAATACGCTGAAAGTGAAAGATCGCGTGAAACATGTTATTGCTGCGATTGGCTATGAATATGGTATTTCCAATGGCGACAACATTCAAATTCCACAAGAATTATCTACTACATTTTTATCTAAATTCATGGGCATTACGAGAGAATATCTTAGTTTAACGCTTAGTGAACTGAAAAAAGAAGGATACTTATTAAATACAAAAATTCCTGTTGTAATAAATGTAGAAAAACTTTTCAATGAAATTCCTTACGAATCATTAATTTTATAA
- a CDS encoding LPXTG cell wall anchor domain-containing protein has protein sequence MKNSIQWKKWLISMVIGLLVFQNVSPVLAAMTDGKEEKVSLKIVKEDKDTKEKINGSVFEIKNVQTGEVNEISIKDNGTIVAESLTKGEYLVKETAAPQGYLKDETVYNVTLKDKEELLTSVSSKNPSVKKANLKANVPDNIFTKVELQDAKGNKISPNERVKNDSGVVLNMNFSFSEKNYKAGDTFKTILPDAFNFGSTDLNGNFLPSTEAEWSFDASSRELTIKILKDGVQEGNYDVGITTAFKSFTETDKTKQKAIFNTSGGDTVYEYEIIPSVDYPTIVDITLSPGSINPEKAFVTAKLNLTKETNAVGELRLTDFTYNNSSSKIDKSTLKVYTSDVSAKGTFLGSKQLLEEGTDYTVEATDTELNIKLTNGLDGKGYEVTYTRLIDKSTTGLVSFVSRAQTVGDSDVLSVRQATADAKMVNYKHLEKKAIYNSKTQTIDWAINVNYDRVELTPNTVLKAVVVDNGVSYVANSLQIREVTFSPTTGTAIVGDEDVSSNWNTLAVSANGNFETQYKNTDKKAYQITYSTKVTDFSVRDIVGEVTDELGLRAADKLSFEPNIVQKESGTVDYFNNLMSWKITANTDRIEMSNMTIIDEFSTGVKSLDNYDVYAYSNETDFVELVKNVDYTFTETAAPSGFKIKLIGNYATTNKEIVVKLVTNIDPANDAQTLENKAYISYYDGYITHYSDTKKASLEIDSKISDNGAKFGEWDSETGTTNWIVSLNARATNFDNLIFDDEMPEGTSYVEGSLEFRQVSSPNELINLREPLASTGKLVKEGDTNYPTKIETTDKKIHLEFGNLGKSQVFVKYKTTTDNKWYFYKTITNVAKVSDNGENQKEYSTEASIFEIHSPISKTGNIDMLYNNKINWKIQLTDITEERVVTNPVVTDTLNSGVTGAQIVKNSFKVINTKTGELIDPNYYDITFNGNTFTVQFKNYTATAPISITYDTISLLSGPVTNTVRVDANDYGDLSDPSKIATNTVTPNFTMGSGSGIATIGSLEITKIDKADPAKKLEGAKFQLYTLDGAKSGQEATTNSEGKITFDNIQSGKYKLVETGAPTGYLISEELKEGMEVTVNADGLPSRYTIENTAKSGSVILTKEDSLTKAPLAGAEFELQKADGTKIKDGLTTNAAGKLTATDLAPGDYRLVETKAPTDYELDRTPVEFSIVSNQQTHAEVTKTNKKKIGTVKVVFVDTEGNPLAEAKIFTDDVGETYTTNALNIAGYTLKMEPANKTGVYKEDAQEVIFVYEENQQEPVSPITPSEPAIPIEPTTPGEPATPGEPTVPSKPEAQLVLSEKPSKPAEKKQSGTIPSTGDTPPYDMIFSGFLMSVLGLLLFRKK, from the coding sequence GTGAAAAATTCTATACAATGGAAAAAATGGCTTATTTCGATGGTTATCGGATTACTTGTTTTTCAAAATGTTTCACCAGTATTAGCAGCAATGACGGACGGCAAAGAAGAAAAGGTGTCACTTAAAATCGTCAAAGAAGATAAAGATACAAAAGAAAAAATAAATGGTTCTGTTTTTGAAATAAAGAATGTACAAACAGGAGAAGTCAATGAGATTTCTATTAAAGATAATGGAACAATAGTAGCTGAGTCACTTACTAAAGGTGAATATCTAGTAAAAGAAACAGCAGCACCACAAGGTTATTTAAAAGATGAAACCGTATACAATGTCACGTTGAAAGATAAAGAAGAATTATTGACTTCTGTTTCATCCAAAAACCCATCAGTGAAAAAAGCCAATTTAAAGGCTAATGTCCCTGATAATATTTTTACGAAAGTAGAACTTCAAGATGCAAAAGGAAATAAAATCAGCCCAAATGAAAGAGTGAAAAATGACAGCGGCGTTGTATTAAATATGAATTTTTCATTCTCCGAGAAGAATTATAAAGCGGGAGATACATTTAAAACAATTTTACCAGATGCATTTAATTTTGGTTCTACGGATTTAAATGGTAACTTTTTACCTTCCACAGAAGCAGAATGGTCTTTTGACGCAAGTTCAAGAGAATTAACGATTAAAATTTTAAAAGATGGTGTGCAAGAAGGTAATTATGATGTGGGTATAACGACTGCGTTTAAGTCATTTACTGAGACAGACAAAACCAAACAAAAAGCTATTTTCAATACTTCGGGTGGGGATACTGTGTATGAATACGAGATTATTCCATCCGTAGATTATCCCACAATAGTAGATATAACTTTAAGTCCGGGTAGTATTAACCCAGAAAAAGCATTTGTTACGGCTAAACTCAATTTAACAAAAGAAACAAATGCAGTAGGAGAACTACGATTAACAGATTTTACTTATAATAATAGTTCATCGAAAATCGATAAGAGCACTTTAAAGGTTTACACAAGTGATGTTAGCGCCAAAGGAACTTTTCTGGGTAGTAAGCAATTGCTAGAAGAGGGTACAGATTATACCGTAGAAGCTACAGACACTGAACTAAATATCAAACTAACTAATGGCTTAGATGGTAAAGGATATGAAGTAACATACACGCGTTTAATTGATAAAAGTACAACTGGACTAGTATCATTTGTTTCTAGAGCTCAAACAGTTGGAGATTCAGATGTATTATCGGTACGTCAAGCAACGGCTGATGCAAAAATGGTTAATTACAAACATTTAGAGAAAAAAGCAATTTATAATTCTAAAACGCAAACAATTGATTGGGCGATTAATGTAAACTATGACCGGGTAGAATTAACACCAAACACAGTTTTAAAAGCTGTTGTAGTAGATAATGGTGTGAGTTACGTGGCAAACTCACTTCAAATAAGAGAAGTGACTTTCTCACCAACTACTGGAACTGCGATTGTTGGTGATGAAGATGTATCAAGTAATTGGAATACCTTAGCGGTGTCAGCAAATGGTAATTTTGAAACACAGTATAAAAACACGGACAAAAAAGCGTACCAAATTACGTACTCTACCAAAGTAACTGATTTCAGCGTTCGTGATATTGTGGGTGAAGTGACAGATGAACTTGGGTTAAGAGCCGCAGACAAACTATCTTTTGAGCCTAATATCGTTCAAAAAGAAAGTGGAACGGTAGATTATTTTAATAATTTAATGTCATGGAAAATTACAGCGAACACAGACAGAATTGAAATGAGTAATATGACAATTATAGATGAATTTTCTACAGGTGTAAAAAGTTTGGATAATTACGATGTTTATGCTTATTCAAATGAGACAGACTTTGTGGAATTGGTGAAAAATGTAGATTATACATTTACGGAAACAGCGGCACCATCAGGCTTTAAAATTAAACTTATCGGCAATTATGCGACAACTAATAAAGAAATCGTAGTAAAACTTGTAACGAATATTGATCCAGCAAATGATGCGCAAACGCTGGAGAATAAAGCTTATATTTCTTATTATGATGGTTATATAACCCATTACTCCGATACAAAAAAAGCTTCCTTAGAAATAGATAGTAAGATTTCGGATAATGGGGCGAAATTTGGTGAGTGGGATAGTGAAACAGGAACTACTAACTGGATTGTCTCTTTGAATGCTAGGGCAACAAACTTTGATAACCTCATTTTTGATGATGAGATGCCAGAAGGGACTTCATACGTGGAAGGCTCTTTAGAATTTCGACAAGTTAGTAGCCCAAATGAATTAATTAACTTAAGAGAACCACTTGCCTCTACTGGGAAACTAGTAAAAGAAGGCGATACAAATTACCCAACAAAGATAGAAACGACTGACAAGAAAATTCATTTAGAATTTGGGAATTTGGGGAAATCGCAAGTTTTTGTTAAATATAAAACGACCACAGATAATAAGTGGTATTTTTATAAAACAATAACGAACGTCGCGAAAGTTTCTGATAACGGTGAAAATCAAAAAGAGTATTCCACAGAAGCTTCTATTTTCGAAATCCACTCACCAATTTCAAAAACAGGAAATATTGATATGCTCTACAATAATAAAATAAATTGGAAAATCCAACTTACTGATATTACTGAAGAGCGAGTAGTTACGAATCCAGTTGTTACGGACACATTAAATAGTGGGGTGACTGGAGCGCAAATTGTTAAAAATAGTTTTAAAGTAATTAATACAAAGACTGGGGAACTAATTGACCCTAACTATTACGATATTACTTTTAACGGTAATACTTTCACGGTCCAATTTAAAAATTATACAGCTACAGCGCCAATTAGCATAACGTATGACACGATTAGTTTATTATCGGGTCCAGTTACGAATACTGTTAGAGTAGATGCTAATGATTATGGGGATCTTTCGGACCCAAGTAAAATTGCAACAAATACGGTTACACCAAATTTTACAATGGGTAGCGGCAGTGGAATAGCTACTATTGGTTCCCTTGAAATTACTAAAATAGATAAAGCGGATCCAGCTAAAAAACTCGAAGGAGCCAAATTTCAGCTTTACACTTTAGATGGGGCGAAATCTGGGCAAGAAGCCACTACTAATTCAGAAGGCAAAATTACTTTTGATAATATTCAATCTGGAAAATATAAATTAGTAGAAACAGGAGCGCCAACTGGTTATTTAATTAGTGAAGAATTAAAAGAAGGCATGGAAGTCACTGTAAATGCAGATGGCTTACCTAGCAGATATACAATTGAAAATACAGCTAAATCAGGTAGCGTCATTTTAACGAAAGAAGATAGTTTAACAAAAGCGCCATTAGCAGGAGCAGAGTTCGAGTTACAAAAAGCAGATGGTACTAAAATAAAGGATGGCTTAACTACTAATGCAGCTGGCAAATTAACCGCCACAGACCTCGCGCCAGGAGACTACCGATTAGTAGAAACAAAAGCACCAACAGATTATGAACTAGACAGAACGCCTGTGGAATTCAGCATTGTATCTAACCAACAAACTCATGCAGAAGTAACGAAAACGAACAAGAAAAAAATAGGGACAGTGAAAGTAGTATTTGTTGATACAGAAGGAAATCCTTTAGCGGAAGCAAAAATCTTCACAGATGATGTGGGTGAAACCTATACGACGAATGCTCTGAACATTGCTGGATACACATTGAAAATGGAACCAGCAAATAAAACAGGTGTATACAAAGAAGACGCGCAAGAAGTAATTTTCGTATACGAGGAAAACCAACAAGAACCTGTAAGCCCAATAACACCAAGCGAACCAGCAATACCAATCGAACCGACAACACCAGGAGAACCAGCAACACCAGGAGAACCGACAGTACCAAGCAAACCAGAAGCACAATTAGTACTAAGTGAAAAACCATCGAAACCAGCAGAAAAGAAACAATCGGGCACTATTCCATCAACAGGAGATACACCCCCGTATGATATGATTTTCTCTGGATTCCTGATGAGCGTACTTGGGCTACTTTTATTCAGGAAAAAGTAA
- the gloA gene encoding lactoylglutathione lyase: MTAKMLHTCIRVKNLTESIAFYEKALGLKEVRRKDFPDFEFTLVYMAFEEGGFELELTYNYDQKEAYDLGNGYGHLAVGVPDVRALLKEHQDAGYTVTDLKGLPGEDPFYYFLTDPDGYKTEIIQDGAL, from the coding sequence ATGACTGCAAAAATGTTACATACATGTATCCGCGTAAAAAACCTAACAGAATCGATTGCATTTTATGAAAAAGCGTTAGGACTTAAGGAAGTTCGCCGTAAAGACTTCCCTGATTTTGAGTTCACACTTGTTTATATGGCATTTGAAGAAGGCGGTTTTGAATTAGAATTAACTTATAACTATGACCAAAAAGAAGCCTATGATTTAGGAAATGGTTATGGTCATTTAGCGGTTGGCGTTCCTGATGTGCGCGCTTTACTAAAAGAACACCAAGACGCTGGCTACACAGTTACAGATTTAAAAGGACTTCCAGGCGAAGATCCATTCTATTATTTCTTAACAGATCCAGACGGTTATAAAACAGAAATCATTCAAGATGGTGCTTTATAA
- a CDS encoding SDR family oxidoreductase, with the protein MGKLTGKVAVVTGAASGMGQQIAILFAKEGAKVVVADLNLEAAQKTVELVEKEQGTGLAVVANVTKQADIENLINQAVETFGTLDILVNNAGIMDNFVPAGELTDELWDKVFAINTTGVMRATRKALHIFEEKGQGVIVNIASAGGLFGSRAGAAYTASKHAVVGFTKNVGFQYANKNIRCNAIAPGAVNTNIGTTIYAPDEFGQERAMIGMGINPRAGDASEIAKVALFLASDDSSFVNGTVITADAGWTAY; encoded by the coding sequence ATGGGGAAATTAACTGGAAAAGTAGCGGTAGTAACTGGTGCGGCTTCTGGAATGGGGCAACAAATTGCGATTCTTTTTGCTAAAGAAGGCGCGAAAGTAGTAGTGGCAGATTTGAACTTAGAGGCGGCTCAAAAAACGGTTGAATTAGTTGAAAAAGAACAAGGAACAGGACTTGCGGTTGTGGCTAATGTTACGAAGCAAGCGGATATTGAAAACTTGATTAATCAAGCAGTTGAAACATTTGGAACATTAGATATTTTAGTAAACAATGCTGGAATCATGGATAATTTTGTCCCAGCAGGCGAATTAACAGATGAACTTTGGGATAAAGTGTTTGCGATAAATACAACTGGTGTGATGCGCGCAACTCGAAAAGCATTGCATATTTTTGAAGAAAAAGGTCAAGGTGTCATTGTTAACATTGCTTCTGCAGGTGGTTTATTTGGCTCAAGAGCAGGTGCAGCTTATACAGCGTCGAAACATGCGGTCGTTGGCTTTACGAAAAATGTTGGTTTCCAATATGCAAATAAAAATATTCGTTGTAACGCCATTGCACCGGGAGCTGTAAATACAAACATTGGTACTACGATTTATGCGCCTGATGAGTTTGGGCAAGAACGTGCTATGATCGGAATGGGCATTAATCCTCGTGCTGGGGACGCTTCTGAAATCGCTAAAGTCGCGCTATTTTTAGCTTCAGATGACTCGAGTTTCGTTAACGGAACAGTTATTACGGCTGATGCAGGATGGACAGCTTATTAA
- a CDS encoding MBL fold metallo-hydrolase: protein MTKIKRIMTGIIQENCYIIYQDNLALIVDPGAEANKIEAELTKLAVKPVAVLLTHCHYDHIGALEEIRAIYDIPVYVSPLEQEWLSNPELNLSAHITGQAIVAQPAEHEFTLGDHNIEGFQFKVVPTPGHSIGSVSFIFDEFVVVGDALFKGSIGRTDLFTGDFDTLINSIKTQLFVLPDELPAYSGHGDATTIGHEKKTNPYFN from the coding sequence ATGACAAAAATCAAACGAATTATGACAGGAATAATCCAAGAAAATTGTTATATTATTTATCAAGATAATCTGGCATTAATTGTAGATCCAGGTGCAGAAGCTAATAAAATCGAAGCAGAACTTACGAAATTGGCGGTTAAACCAGTAGCTGTTTTGCTAACGCATTGTCACTATGATCACATTGGTGCTTTAGAAGAAATTCGGGCGATTTATGATATTCCCGTATATGTTAGCCCGCTAGAGCAAGAATGGCTTTCAAATCCAGAATTAAACCTATCAGCACATATCACAGGTCAAGCAATCGTGGCACAACCTGCGGAACATGAGTTCACGTTAGGTGACCATAATATAGAAGGTTTTCAATTTAAAGTCGTACCAACACCGGGCCACTCAATCGGTAGCGTAAGTTTTATTTTTGACGAGTTTGTTGTCGTTGGAGATGCCTTATTTAAAGGAAGTATCGGCCGTACAGATTTATTTACAGGCGATTTTGATACGTTAATCAATAGCATTAAAACACAGCTATTTGTTCTTCCAGATGAATTGCCAGCCTATTCAGGACACGGCGATGCAACGACAATTGGTCACGAAAAGAAAACTAACCCATATTTCAACTAA